In a genomic window of Actinomycetota bacterium:
- a CDS encoding response regulator produces the protein MPRTDRPIVLIVTTDARVLQAAHSLPQDRFEVGYARSSQEALAVARQDPPEVAVLELRSGDFGGFALAKELRDIPGMPPFKLVMTCDRPHDRWLCRQAGAESVLVKPLSDPSALLEALDSVLQLTG, from the coding sequence GTGCCGCGCACCGACCGCCCCATCGTGCTGATCGTCACCACCGATGCCCGGGTGCTCCAGGCGGCCCACTCCCTGCCCCAGGACCGCTTCGAGGTGGGCTACGCCCGCTCCTCCCAGGAAGCCCTGGCAGTCGCCCGGCAGGACCCGCCCGAGGTGGCGGTCCTCGAGTTGCGCTCGGGGGACTTCGGGGGCTTCGCCCTGGCCAAGGAGCTGCGCGACATCCCGGGCATGCCACCCTTCAAGCTGGTGATGACCTGCGACCGCCCGCATGACCGCTGGCTCTGCCGGCAGGCGGGCGCCGAGTCCGTGCTGGTCAAACCGTTGTCTGACCCGTCCGCTCTTCTGGAGGCCCTGGACTCCGTTCTGCAGCTCACCGGCTGA
- a CDS encoding Fur family transcriptional regulator, which produces MPDPPGDHIALLRQSGLQVTAQRLAVLQAVGDRSHSTADDIDKVVRAGIGAVSRQAVYDALSTLTDKGLLRRIQPAGSPGRYETRVGDNHHHLICRTCNRMVDVDCAVGYAPCLTAADESGYEIDEAEVIYWGRCPECVARTKNVQLSEPVA; this is translated from the coding sequence GTGCCCGATCCGCCCGGTGACCACATCGCCCTCCTGCGCCAGTCCGGCCTGCAGGTGACCGCCCAGCGCCTGGCGGTGCTGCAGGCGGTGGGCGACCGGTCGCACAGCACCGCCGACGACATTGACAAGGTGGTGCGGGCGGGGATCGGCGCCGTCTCCCGGCAGGCGGTGTACGACGCCCTCTCCACCCTCACCGACAAGGGCCTGCTGCGCCGCATCCAGCCGGCGGGATCCCCGGGGCGGTACGAGACCCGGGTGGGCGACAACCACCACCACCTCATCTGCCGCACCTGCAACCGCATGGTCGATGTGGACTGCGCGGTCGGCTACGCTCCGTGCCTGACGGCCGCCGACGAGTCGGGCTACGAGATCGACGAGGCGGAGGTCATCTACTGGGGCCGCTGCCCGGAGTGCGTCGCCCGCACCAAGAACGTCCAGCTGTCTGAACCCGTTGCCTGA
- the moeB gene encoding molybdopterin-synthase adenylyltransferase MoeB — translation MAEPKRGRDIVKEARAEVEPLELEQLNDIIRRREPVTIVDVREGDEWRAGHVPGAIHIPRAYLELQVDDALPDKEAPVILYCAGGNRSAMAARTLRQMGYTNLRSLTRGFSGWRDGGFSVVVPRKWTPDQRERYSRHFTLPEVGQEGQARIADGKVLVVGAGGLGAPALYYLAAAGVGTLGIVDFDAVDISNLQRQIIHSTSRIGMNKAESAQQTINDLNPDVNVRIWTERLTPDNVEAIVSDFDVVIDATDNFSTRYMVNEACVRHGIPYVYGSIFRFEGYASVFWPAQGAPCYRCFYPEAAPDNLAPTUNEAGVLGVLPGIVGVVQANEALKILVGYGEPLTGRLLMFDAMQTSFRTLKLRRDPECATCGAHAEAWQAWEEGQAGKSRGPAKEAVAVRMDSLPAAGQSAAAPAAEPASANGANGAHDADAAHANGAKAKEGKTKDKAKHKAGKAATSSV, via the coding sequence ATGGCTGAGCCGAAGCGGGGTCGGGACATCGTCAAAGAGGCCAGGGCGGAGGTCGAGCCTCTCGAACTGGAGCAGCTCAACGACATCATCCGGCGCCGGGAACCGGTGACCATCGTCGACGTCCGGGAGGGCGACGAGTGGCGGGCCGGGCACGTGCCGGGTGCCATCCACATCCCCCGGGCCTACCTCGAGCTGCAGGTGGACGACGCCCTGCCGGACAAGGAGGCCCCCGTCATCCTGTACTGCGCCGGCGGCAACCGCTCCGCCATGGCTGCCCGCACGCTGCGGCAGATGGGCTACACGAACCTGCGCTCGCTGACCCGGGGCTTCTCCGGCTGGCGGGACGGCGGGTTCAGCGTCGTCGTGCCCCGCAAATGGACGCCCGACCAGCGGGAGCGCTACTCACGCCACTTCACCCTCCCCGAGGTCGGCCAGGAGGGCCAGGCCAGGATCGCCGACGGCAAGGTGCTCGTGGTGGGGGCCGGCGGCCTCGGCGCGCCCGCCCTCTACTACCTGGCGGCGGCGGGGGTGGGCACGCTCGGCATCGTGGACTTCGACGCCGTGGACATCTCCAACCTGCAGCGCCAGATCATCCACTCGACGTCGCGCATCGGGATGAACAAGGCCGAGAGCGCTCAGCAGACCATCAACGACCTGAACCCGGACGTCAACGTGCGGATCTGGACCGAGCGGCTGACCCCGGACAACGTCGAGGCCATCGTCTCGGACTTCGACGTGGTCATCGACGCCACCGACAACTTCTCCACCCGCTACATGGTGAACGAGGCGTGCGTGCGCCACGGCATCCCGTACGTCTACGGATCCATCTTCCGCTTCGAGGGCTACGCCAGCGTGTTCTGGCCCGCACAGGGGGCGCCGTGCTACCGCTGCTTCTATCCCGAGGCGGCCCCCGACAACCTGGCCCCCACTTGAAACGAGGCCGGGGTCCTGGGCGTGCTCCCAGGCATCGTCGGTGTTGTGCAGGCCAATGAGGCTCTGAAGATCCTCGTCGGCTACGGCGAGCCGCTCACCGGGCGGCTGCTGATGTTCGACGCCATGCAGACCAGCTTCCGCACCCTGAAGCTGCGCCGCGACCCGGAGTGCGCCACCTGCGGCGCCCACGCCGAGGCCTGGCAGGCATGGGAGGAGGGGCAGGCCGGGAAGTCAAGGGGGCCGGCGAAGGAGGCGGTGGCGGTGCGGATGGATTCGCTGCCGGCGGCTGGTCAGTCAGCTGCTGCGCCTGCAGCCGAGCCCGCCAGCGCCAATGGCGCCAATGGCGCCCATGACGCCGATGCCGCTCATGCGAACGGGGCGAAGGCGAAAGAAGGCAAGACCAAGGACAAGGCCAAGCACAAAGCAGGCAAGGCCGCTACCTCTTCCGTCTAG
- a CDS encoding LLM class flavin-dependent oxidoreductase, with the protein MQVGIGLPNTVPGSTGSSLLEWARRADRAGFSSLATIGAVSYPCFEELTSFAAAGAVTERIRFFSNILVAPARSSAELAKQSATVDQLTGGRLTLGMGVGWRTTDFQLTGRDYKRRGRAFDQQLADLQKSWSGEPILEGTREVGPPLVQQPGIPILIGGTDDASFRRAAKYGVGWTAGGLPPDAVIANRARAEAAWQQAGRADQPRVVALIYFGLGDTQQASYDYLIDYYKAGGMEFAEMVAGSPPRSAEALAGAIGAYAATGIDELILDPTFADPDQVDLCAEVVFNHPAVG; encoded by the coding sequence GTGCAGGTTGGCATCGGACTTCCCAACACCGTTCCGGGTTCCACTGGCTCCAGTCTCCTCGAGTGGGCGAGGCGGGCGGACCGAGCCGGCTTCTCCAGCCTGGCAACCATCGGCGCGGTCTCCTACCCCTGCTTCGAGGAGCTGACCTCCTTTGCCGCCGCCGGGGCAGTCACCGAGCGGATCCGCTTCTTCTCCAACATCCTCGTGGCCCCGGCGCGCAGTTCCGCCGAGCTCGCCAAGCAGTCAGCGACCGTGGACCAGCTCACCGGCGGCCGGCTCACCCTCGGGATGGGCGTCGGTTGGCGCACCACCGACTTCCAGCTCACCGGGCGCGACTACAAGCGCCGGGGCAGGGCCTTCGACCAGCAGCTTGCCGACCTGCAGAAGTCGTGGTCGGGCGAGCCCATCCTCGAGGGCACGCGGGAGGTCGGGCCTCCCCTGGTGCAGCAGCCCGGCATCCCGATCCTCATCGGCGGCACGGACGACGCCTCGTTCCGGCGGGCGGCGAAGTACGGCGTCGGCTGGACCGCCGGCGGCCTGCCGCCCGATGCAGTGATCGCCAACCGGGCTCGGGCTGAGGCCGCCTGGCAACAGGCCGGCAGGGCCGACCAGCCCCGGGTCGTCGCCCTCATCTACTTCGGCCTTGGCGACACCCAACAGGCGTCGTATGACTACCTCATCGACTACTACAAGGCCGGTGGGATGGAGTTCGCCGAGATGGTCGCCGGCTCCCCGCCCCGCTCAGCCGAGGCGCTGGCCGGGGCGATCGGCGCTTACGCGGCGACGGGCATCGACGAACTGATCCTCGACCCAACCTTCGCTGACCCGGACCAGGTGGACCTGTGCGCCGAGGTGGTGTTCAACCACCCGGCGGTGGGCTGA
- the ftcD gene encoding glutamate formimidoyltransferase, translated as MPEPAAPDPLLVCPVNISEGRDTGILLALEGAATGVAGVAVLDVHSDLDHHRSVLTVAGPAPALEEALVRLTQAAIEAIDLRRHAGVHPRFGAVDVVPFVPLSAAGLPAAVAAARRYAQRAGDLGVPAFLYQGAAAGDPVSLPDVRRRAFQDLAPSAGPPTPHRTAGAVAVGARGFLVAFNVDLDTSRVRIARQIAAQVRSRDGGLPHVRALGFALPSWAACQVSMNLIRPLVTGVGAAYDEVAQLAAHEHVRVLRSELVGLAPRHSLPSSMDALHLARPAKVLEDELARAFGVALDLEDPGPI; from the coding sequence ATCCCGGAGCCGGCCGCGCCCGACCCCCTGCTGGTCTGCCCGGTCAACATCTCGGAGGGCCGGGACACCGGCATACTCCTCGCCCTCGAAGGTGCCGCCACGGGGGTGGCGGGGGTGGCGGTCCTCGACGTCCACAGTGACCTCGACCATCACCGCAGTGTGCTCACCGTCGCCGGGCCGGCTCCCGCCCTCGAGGAGGCACTGGTCCGCCTGACCCAGGCCGCCATCGAGGCCATCGATCTCCGCCGTCACGCAGGCGTGCACCCCCGCTTCGGGGCGGTGGACGTGGTGCCCTTCGTCCCCCTTTCGGCCGCCGGCCTCCCGGCTGCTGTCGCCGCCGCCCGCCGGTACGCTCAGCGGGCGGGCGACCTCGGCGTGCCGGCGTTCCTCTACCAGGGAGCCGCCGCCGGCGACCCGGTGAGCCTGCCCGACGTCCGCCGGCGGGCCTTCCAGGACCTGGCCCCCTCCGCCGGGCCGCCCACCCCCCATCGCACGGCCGGGGCCGTCGCCGTCGGTGCCCGGGGGTTCCTGGTGGCCTTCAACGTGGATCTCGACACCTCGCGGGTGCGCATCGCCCGCCAGATCGCGGCCCAGGTCCGCTCGCGGGACGGGGGGCTGCCGCATGTCCGGGCGCTCGGGTTCGCGCTGCCCAGCTGGGCGGCGTGCCAGGTATCGATGAACTTGATCCGCCCGTTAGTCACGGGCGTGGGCGCGGCCTACGACGAGGTAGCACAGCTGGCCGCGCACGAACATGTGCGCGTTCTGCGGAGCGAACTGGTCGGCTTGGCGCCGCGCCATTCGTTGCCGTCCTCGATGGACGCCCTGCACTTGGCCCGCCCCGCCAAGGTGCTGGAGGACGAGCTTGCCCGTGCCTTTGGAGTGGCGTTGGACCTGGAGGATCCGGGACCGATTTAG
- a CDS encoding WhiB family transcriptional regulator codes for MRELLSWQSMARCLEVDPEIFFPERGGSSRAARAVCNTCYVRAQCLRYALANREQFGIWGGTSERERRKLKKLAS; via the coding sequence ATGCGGGAACTCTTGTCCTGGCAGTCCATGGCGCGCTGCCTTGAGGTGGACCCCGAGATCTTCTTCCCGGAACGCGGGGGTTCCTCCCGGGCGGCACGCGCGGTCTGCAATACGTGTTATGTGCGGGCCCAGTGCCTGCGCTACGCCCTGGCCAACCGGGAGCAGTTCGGCATCTGGGGCGGGACCAGCGAGCGGGAGCGCCGGAAGCTCAAGAAGCTCGCCTCCTAA
- a CDS encoding ATP-binding protein, producing MQTIKILTELQLVAFGGLALVSYRAWRARRGKAAGWVAAAFGIVAVVIVVGHQFPQNLNQHPDLFWPAKGLLAILMLFPYCLYRFMASLKPQRPWLHQAGPTMTGIVIGATLALPYFPQPGHRPAWFELYTLALVAQWTVLVATVAVGLWNAARGEPAIARRRLRLLALGSTGMAIIILLAGASPVGARQGIAIGTQSLSLVAAALFGLGFAPPRFLRKSWLQHEEEAFRGAVARLMTARTVEEVAEVLIPAITSMVCGQAAALTDSRGRLIASYGLNGSLEYELEAMTTIGDSLRDGEIRPGLIAMGLRSGSLLIWASAFTPYFGTDDMSFLRYLADLADLALERCELFARERSFIANASHELRTPLTTIAGMAGILTDTWRQMNLETIEDCLDAINRQSVRVRDLVQNLLDLSHIENVTPAVALRAVSLAEAGRSALEAAPPPSGSSVELEVGEGVAALADVRGLERALTNLLVNAYRYGGPRVRVEARTLEREVLLTVTDNGEGVPADLVPNLFDPFTRGPATGGISGSGLGLAITRELVEGFGGRIGYEAARPSGARFALHLRKPVA from the coding sequence GTGCAGACCATCAAGATCCTGACGGAACTACAGCTCGTTGCATTCGGGGGCCTGGCGCTCGTTTCCTACCGGGCGTGGCGGGCCCGCCGGGGAAAGGCAGCCGGCTGGGTCGCGGCAGCCTTCGGCATCGTTGCCGTCGTCATTGTGGTCGGTCACCAGTTCCCCCAGAACCTGAACCAGCATCCCGACCTGTTCTGGCCCGCCAAGGGCCTCCTGGCAATCTTGATGCTGTTCCCCTACTGCCTCTACCGCTTCATGGCGTCGCTCAAGCCCCAGCGGCCCTGGCTGCACCAGGCGGGGCCCACGATGACCGGCATCGTCATCGGGGCCACGCTGGCCCTGCCCTACTTCCCCCAGCCCGGGCACCGGCCGGCGTGGTTCGAGCTGTACACCCTGGCGCTGGTGGCGCAGTGGACCGTACTGGTGGCCACCGTGGCGGTGGGCCTGTGGAATGCGGCCCGGGGCGAGCCGGCGATCGCCCGGAGACGGCTCCGGCTCCTGGCGTTGGGGTCGACCGGGATGGCGATCATCATCCTCTTGGCGGGCGCCTCGCCGGTAGGTGCCCGCCAGGGGATCGCGATCGGCACCCAGTCGCTGTCACTAGTGGCCGCTGCCCTCTTCGGCCTCGGCTTCGCCCCGCCGAGGTTCCTGCGCAAGTCCTGGCTCCAGCACGAGGAGGAAGCGTTCCGGGGAGCGGTCGCCCGCCTCATGACCGCCCGCACCGTGGAGGAGGTCGCCGAGGTCCTGATCCCGGCCATCACCTCGATGGTCTGCGGCCAGGCGGCCGCCCTCACCGACAGCCGGGGCCGGCTGATCGCCTCGTACGGGCTCAACGGCAGCCTGGAGTACGAGCTGGAGGCGATGACCACGATCGGCGACAGCCTGCGCGATGGCGAGATCCGCCCCGGCCTCATCGCCATGGGGCTGCGCTCGGGGTCGCTGCTCATCTGGGCCAGCGCCTTCACCCCCTACTTCGGGACCGACGACATGAGCTTCCTGCGCTACCTCGCCGACCTGGCCGATCTCGCCCTGGAACGCTGCGAGCTCTTCGCCCGGGAGCGCAGCTTCATCGCCAACGCCAGCCACGAGCTGCGCACCCCGCTGACCACCATTGCCGGCATGGCGGGCATCCTGACCGACACCTGGCGGCAGATGAACCTGGAGACCATCGAGGACTGCCTCGACGCCATCAACCGTCAGAGCGTGCGGGTGCGGGACCTGGTGCAGAACCTGCTGGACCTGTCCCATATCGAGAACGTCACCCCGGCGGTGGCCCTGCGGGCGGTGTCGCTGGCCGAGGCCGGGCGCAGCGCTCTCGAGGCCGCCCCCCCGCCGAGCGGGAGCTCCGTCGAGCTGGAGGTCGGTGAGGGCGTCGCCGCCCTGGCCGATGTCCGCGGGCTGGAGCGGGCGCTCACCAACCTGCTGGTGAACGCCTACCGCTACGGGGGGCCGAGGGTGCGGGTGGAGGCCCGGACCCTGGAGCGCGAGGTGCTGCTCACCGTGACCGACAACGGCGAAGGAGTCCCGGCCGACCTCGTGCCCAACCTGTTCGACCCCTTCACCCGGGGGCCGGCCACGGGCGGCATCAGCGGCTCCGGGCTCGGCCTGGCCATCACCCGGGAGCTGGTCGAGGGGTTCGGGGGCCGGATCGGCTACGAGGCTGCCCGGCCGAGCGGCGCCCGGTTCGCCCTGCACCTGCGCAAGCCGGTGGCGTGA
- a CDS encoding superinfection immunity protein, whose amino-acid sequence MFPNTFGHDVLRAYLLAGALTDIYFLPTLIAAFKRRSDLLHIIVVNVLTSWTIIGWVIALIMAVAEDDGRPSYRGRYREPPGPAGPPASAHPASQWLYQQQQHEAPAPPVPYPDPYDYPGYDS is encoded by the coding sequence ATGTTCCCCAACACCTTCGGCCACGACGTCCTCAGGGCCTACCTCCTCGCCGGAGCCCTGACCGACATCTACTTCCTGCCCACCCTGATTGCCGCCTTCAAGCGGCGCTCCGACCTCCTCCACATCATCGTGGTCAACGTGCTGACCAGCTGGACGATCATCGGCTGGGTGATCGCGCTCATCATGGCGGTGGCGGAGGACGACGGCCGCCCCTCGTACCGAGGCAGATACCGGGAACCACCGGGGCCGGCCGGCCCGCCGGCGTCGGCGCATCCCGCCAGCCAGTGGCTCTACCAGCAACAGCAGCACGAGGCCCCGGCGCCGCCGGTCCCGTACCCGGACCCCTACGACTACCCGGGGTACGACTCGTGA
- the katG gene encoding catalase/peroxidase HPI: MSESENPAIPAPTPKAHAARTNQDWWPNQIDLSVLHRNSRLTNPLDPDFNYAEQFATLDLDALKQDIYDVMTTSQDWWPADYGHYGPLFIRMAWHAAGTYRIEDGRGGSGTGAQRFAPLNSWPDNANLDKARRLLWPIKQKYGQKISWGDLYVFAGNCALESMGFKTFGFGGGRVDVWEPDEIYWGSESTWLGDERYSGDRELAKPFGAVQMGLIYVNPEGPNGNPDPLAAARDVRETFARMAMNDEETAALIIGGHSFGKCHGAGDATLVGPEPEAAPLEEQGLGWHSSYASGKGGDAITSGLEGAWTNHPTTWDNGFLENLYGYEWELTKSPAGANQWKPTDPAAEGTVPDPHDPSKSHAPMMLTTDLALRLDPVYGPIVKRFREHPDELALAFAKAWFKLTHRDMGPASRYLGPLVPTEPQIWQDPVPAVDHDLVSDADIAELKAKILASGLSVSQLASTAWAAAATFRGTDKRGGANGARIRLAPQKDWEVNDPAALAGVLSTLEGIQQEFNGAQTGGTRVSLADLIVLGGCAAVEEAAKSAGHGVTVPFTPGRTDASEDQTDTESFAVLEPTHDGFRNYLRAGEKLPPEQLLVERANLLTLTAPEMTVLIGGMRALGTNTGGTSHGVFTDRPGALTNDFFVNLLDMGTQWSASASEANVYEGRDRSSGAVTRTATAVDLVFGSNSQLRAVAEVYAQNDAGEKFVRDFVTAWAKVMDLDRFDVR, encoded by the coding sequence GTGTCTGAGAGCGAGAATCCCGCGATCCCTGCACCGACCCCCAAGGCGCATGCGGCCCGTACCAACCAGGACTGGTGGCCGAACCAGATCGACCTGTCCGTGCTCCACCGCAACTCACGCCTGACCAACCCGCTGGACCCGGACTTCAACTACGCCGAGCAGTTCGCCACCCTGGACCTCGACGCCCTGAAGCAGGACATCTACGACGTGATGACGACGTCGCAGGACTGGTGGCCCGCCGACTACGGCCACTACGGCCCGCTCTTCATCCGGATGGCATGGCATGCGGCGGGGACGTACCGCATCGAGGACGGCCGGGGCGGCAGCGGCACGGGCGCCCAGCGCTTCGCCCCGCTGAACAGCTGGCCGGACAACGCCAACCTGGACAAGGCGCGCCGGCTGCTCTGGCCCATCAAGCAGAAGTACGGCCAGAAGATCTCCTGGGGCGACCTGTACGTCTTCGCCGGCAACTGCGCCCTGGAGTCGATGGGCTTCAAGACCTTCGGCTTCGGCGGCGGCCGGGTCGACGTCTGGGAGCCCGACGAGATCTACTGGGGCAGCGAGTCCACCTGGCTGGGCGACGAGCGCTACAGCGGTGACCGGGAACTGGCCAAGCCGTTCGGCGCCGTGCAGATGGGCCTGATCTACGTGAACCCCGAGGGGCCCAACGGCAACCCCGACCCCCTGGCCGCGGCCCGGGACGTCCGGGAGACCTTCGCCCGGATGGCGATGAACGACGAGGAGACCGCGGCGCTCATCATCGGCGGGCACAGCTTCGGCAAGTGCCACGGCGCCGGCGATGCCACCCTGGTCGGCCCCGAGCCTGAGGCCGCCCCCCTGGAGGAGCAGGGCCTCGGCTGGCACAGCTCCTATGCCAGCGGCAAGGGCGGCGACGCCATCACCAGCGGGCTGGAGGGCGCCTGGACCAACCACCCGACCACCTGGGACAACGGCTTCCTGGAGAACCTGTACGGCTACGAATGGGAGCTCACCAAGAGCCCTGCGGGCGCGAACCAGTGGAAGCCCACTGACCCCGCTGCCGAGGGCACGGTGCCCGACCCCCACGACCCCTCGAAGAGCCACGCTCCGATGATGCTGACCACCGACCTGGCGCTGCGCCTGGACCCGGTTTACGGCCCCATCGTGAAGCGCTTCCGGGAGCACCCCGATGAGCTGGCCCTGGCGTTCGCCAAGGCGTGGTTCAAGCTCACCCACCGCGACATGGGCCCGGCCTCGCGCTACCTCGGACCGCTGGTGCCCACGGAACCGCAGATCTGGCAGGACCCGGTACCTGCCGTGGACCACGACCTGGTCAGCGACGCGGACATCGCCGAGTTGAAGGCCAAGATCCTCGCCTCCGGGCTGTCGGTGTCCCAGCTGGCCTCTACGGCGTGGGCGGCGGCGGCCACCTTCCGGGGCACCGACAAGCGGGGAGGCGCCAACGGGGCACGCATCCGCTTGGCACCGCAGAAGGACTGGGAGGTCAACGACCCGGCGGCCCTGGCCGGGGTCCTGTCGACCCTGGAAGGGATCCAGCAGGAGTTCAACGGCGCCCAGACCGGCGGGACGAGGGTCTCCCTTGCCGACCTGATCGTGCTGGGCGGCTGCGCCGCCGTCGAGGAAGCGGCCAAGAGCGCCGGGCACGGCGTCACCGTCCCGTTCACGCCCGGGCGGACCGACGCCTCGGAGGACCAGACCGACACCGAGTCGTTCGCCGTCCTCGAGCCCACCCACGACGGGTTCCGCAACTACCTGCGGGCGGGCGAGAAGCTGCCCCCCGAACAGCTGCTGGTGGAGCGGGCCAACCTCCTGACCCTGACGGCGCCCGAGATGACGGTGCTCATCGGCGGCATGCGGGCCCTGGGCACCAACACCGGCGGGACTTCGCACGGCGTGTTCACGGACCGGCCGGGGGCGCTGACCAACGACTTCTTCGTGAACCTGCTGGACATGGGGACGCAGTGGTCGGCGTCGGCCTCCGAAGCCAACGTGTACGAGGGCCGGGACCGCTCCTCGGGGGCCGTGACCCGGACCGCCACAGCGGTGGACCTGGTATTCGGGTCGAACTCGCAGCTGCGGGCGGTGGCCGAGGTCTACGCCCAGAACGACGCCGGCGAGAAGTTCGTGCGGGACTTTGTAACGGCGTGGGCGAAGGTGATGGACCTGGACCGCTTCGACGTGCGGTAG
- a CDS encoding response regulator, with protein MRTVLIVEDDPDIALMMSVTLRLAGNEVAIAPSGEDALARLRRQAPSVLILDLGLPGIGGREVLRQVRSDHALHRLPVVVVSAHAGSPTIQDISALGCDRYLTKPFDPKELVKAVAALPAA; from the coding sequence ATGCGCACCGTGCTCATCGTGGAGGACGACCCGGACATCGCCCTGATGATGTCGGTGACCCTGCGCCTGGCGGGCAACGAGGTCGCCATCGCCCCCTCCGGGGAGGACGCCCTCGCCCGGCTCCGCCGCCAGGCCCCCTCGGTGCTCATCCTGGACCTCGGCCTGCCCGGCATCGGGGGCCGGGAAGTGCTGCGCCAGGTGCGATCGGACCACGCCCTCCACCGCCTGCCGGTGGTCGTGGTGTCGGCGCACGCCGGGTCGCCCACCATCCAGGACATCTCGGCGCTGGGCTGCGACCGCTACCTCACGAAACCGTTCGACCCCAAGGAGCTCGTGAAAGCAGTGGCGGCGCTCCCCGCGGCGTAG